In Toxoplasma gondii ME49 chromosome V, whole genome shotgun sequence, the DNA window tctctgtacctcttctctgccctctctctatctcttctctgttctctctctctttgcggCTCCGTACCTGTACATTTTACTGGTTTTGCCGTCCAGTTCTGGAAGCCGCAGCTCGATGGGAGTCAGAGGGTATGTGGGGGGGATCTGTGGaagagccgagagacagGTTCGAGCTCGTAAACGCTTGGAAACGGAGAGTCGGtcgccgaagaaggcgcaaagaacgcagacggcgagagcCACCGATTGGATGCaggcgaggacgcagagcaaggagaaagggcagagcggagcgaagaaagagaacagaaagagtTGCGACGAGCacggagaagcaagaagTACAGGAGAAGAGGTCGGGAAGGAATCTGGAAATTTACGAAAACGCAAAGGCGACCAGGGgggtggagaaaacgcgggggcagacagggaagagaaactccGACGAGTAAAAAAGGGAGggcaaacagagacaagacaacgacggaagccgaggaagcaAACAGAGAACTTTGACAGCTGACGTACATCAAAAAGAAGCTGGAACTCGTACTTGACCATCTCGTGGATGTACCAGCAGCGTCCCTTCCACCTGAGAACAATGGAGAACTTGGAAAAgttcgaagaagagaaatgacATGTCTTGAACTCGTTCCTCGATCTCGTTTTGTGCGTTCTGTTGGAACACCGCTACGTCACCTCTTTTGGGCGGAAACGTCTTTTAACTACTCTCGAGAGGGGCACAGTGTGGGTCGGCTCCTGTTCACAAATGCTTTGTtgtcttgctctctctctccccaccgcttcttctgtttcctctccctcgtcgaGAAGCGTTCCGGTGTCTTTCCCTCCTTTTCGGGGCGTTTTTAGTTCTGACTCTCGAGTGGATCTGCCTGTGTCGAGGAAGATTCAAGACGCCTCAGCGACGCTGCTGTTCCCCTGCCCgattcgcctctctcttggtCTGCGGCTTACGCGGTTCCCTCTGGATTCGATTCGATTTTGAACCACTCTTTGTCGCTGCGCTTGTTCTGAGAAATGTACGCGATGAGGGATATGTATTCctccttcagtctctccttccactcTGGACTCCGCGGCCCGGCGCTGACCGAGCAGACCGGAATTTCCTCAACTCCGTGAGCGGACATCTTTCTGCgggcgacagcgaggagtTCTGGTCAGAGAAGGGCAGGAAGCAACCGATCGGAGAGGGGAACGgacagaagcgcgagaggagagcgaggaaagagaggatcGCAtaaagaagggagaaacaggcagacgcagggaggagagcgagacggagCCCGACcgagagaacagagcgaGGACGAACAGCCGAACGGCGCGCTTATGCGCGTTCCGCCTGTGTGAATAAACAGGTGACTTTTGCGGAGCAaagcgagacaggaaagaaaaggaacagaggCAGTCGCGccaggagacgcgcgagggATACTCAACTGTGAAACAAGCAGATGCGAACGTTCTAACGAAGAAGGCACTTGCAACTCCTAGTGGCAGAGATGTACGCACGCGCACAGAAGTGGAAATCTTTCGGGAGTTTTCAAGTGGACGGATGTTTCCAAACAACCAGAAACCCACCGCAAAAAACTCCAGCCCTTCCGACAGATGACTCGCTGCTTTTCAGACTCGAGGACGAAGGGcggaaaggaagcagagaagtcAGGGAAGGTGCAAAGCCGGAACGCAAAGAAATCCCATTCGGATGCACAACTCGGAGCCTCTTTGCTAAAGGACAGAAACGATAAAAGCAGGCGACAAAAGCGACGGAAGTCGCTGCTAGACAATCCACTCCCAGCtgtatctgtgtgtgtgtgtgtgtcggtgctcgggtgtacatccacctCGATGGTCTCCCGCGCCCCAGAAGGCAAGTctttcctcggtttctctccagagctgtgtttttcgttctttcgGATTGCACTTTTTCCAAAGTGTCTGATTCTGACAGCAGAGAAATGCCACCGTCCTCCGGTTGCCCGTTTCCGGGGAGCTcttgctctgcatgcgcccagTCGTTTCAGTCGAAAAGCCGCAATAAATGTTAGGCTCACTTCAGAGGAGTTGGAAACGCAGACAAGAAGGTTTTCTTGGACAGCGCCACATACAGGCTTTTCAGCTGGCGttacacagagaaaagagcgacggaAGTGGAAAGCTAAATACAAAAAACGGATTTCTTTCGGAGAGACAAATCGATGTCCACATCTAACCGCGCGTCTGGCGGTGGAGACACCGCGAAACCGCTATGTTTTGTCGTTTAACTCGTGACTTTCTAACTATATCCTGAAAACTTGtggctcttcctcgccagcCCAGTATTCACACGACCAATAACAGTACGTGTGCGTCACTTTTATCGGCCGCACTAACAACGCGAGAAAGCGACTACGGCTCCATATAGGAGAGGCAAGTACTTGTTGCCCAATACTTTGAACGGGAGTGTTTGACAGGTGGAGAGAAATTCCTGCTGGAATCGCAGAACCAGCCTTCTAAAAAAATAGTGAAGAGTCTGTGTTGATGGAGATATGCCAACAGACAGACAGTTCTGTTgaaggcgacgagacagagagagtcgtacaggaacacagagacagacaatTATGCGTAGCAATAACAAGAGAGCGTCTTAGAAAGgacatatgtgcatgcatatctgCGTAACAGACACAGTATTatagaggaaaaaggagatatacatatatacatatatatatatgaggaTAACAGGTAGAGAGTCGTCATCTCTGAGGAAGATTGCAGCAGTGTCTAAAATATTCAGACACAGAACAGAAAGTTCACGGGCGAAGGATGAAAGCTCGTCGACCTGAAGACGAAACCGTACATGCAAACGTATAACTATAGGACAAAGACATGAGCATGCACACCCAGAGAAGCAGCTaacgaatatatatatatatatatatatatttgtgggCTGAtaatgtatgtatgtgtctAACCATCGGCACAGAGACTTACGGGTATTGATATAAGCATACGTGCACATGCTTCCTGTTAGGaacataaatataaatatatatatatatacatattgaGGTAAAATCAGAGACTGTTTGGAGAGGCCGGTCTTCATTCCTGTCCGTGTCCGTAAAGGAAACTTCGCAGGGGCTCTGGAGTGAAGAACGGCGGTTGTCCGGTCTTGGCGCTGAGGCGTCGAtctgcagaggaaggcggaacGCATGAATATGTTCACAAAgtcgcatgcatctgcatgcgcttcccTCCACCTCCCTTTCTGTTCAACACACATCTCTCAATGCCCCGAGACTGAAAATGCTGATATAAATCTGCATCTGTATGAACGAGCAAATGAAGGAACATCTATAGTGCGTAAAGAGCTACAACGGGTAAATGCTCATACGTGTATGCCTATGAGCGAAGCTAAGTCATGGCGGACATGTATATACGCCAGAAACATCTATTTCGAGATGCACATCTACACAAGTCTCCAGATCGCATTGCCGTTGTTTTTACAAGTTGTTTTTCCATGTTTCAactggaggagaaggaaggcgctGCGCATGTTCTCAGGTCATGCTTTCATTCCTGCCGTTTGCTATCAGCTTGTACATCCACTGCAGCATGAGCGCGGGGCTAGGCGCTCTGTGGTTCCTCAGTCTGCTGGCAACTCCCTAAATCTGCGTTCGAGTTTTCATCTTTGTCACCTGAGAGGTTTCCTCACCCGCAAAGTAGCATTGAATCGTGGTAGACACAGCCATGCGGTAAACCTCATGAAAAACGGCGGCGATCGCAAGATTACAAAAAGCACAAACGAGCGTGGTGTacaggaaggaggaaagctTATCGCTGTACACGAACTGCGCCAGGAAGTACCCCgccgcctgcatgcatgcacgccaACATATCGGAGAAATTCGAGCAGCGCCTTCCAGAAAACGAACTGCTGCTGGCTGCTCgccgggtgtacagacaccgaaCAGAGCCGCCCGAgggtcgcatgcagttctttttctcacACCGTAGGAGGATGAGCACGCACACACTGGATGCCTCACAGAGGGCAAGGTTTAGAGGAAAAAGCGGTATTTTTACAGTCCCCGAAAATACACGAAATACACGTTTtgcgcgaagagagacagagtggacgcggaagagaaagcgagaagaaatgtAAACAGGATCCTATAGACAGACACAGGCAGGTGACACAACCCCAGCTACGCAGGTGAAGCTGCACCGAGACATACAGAATTCGAAAGACTTGGAGACTCAGGCTTAGAGGAATAGTGTCACAGAGCTTCAGTTAGTtatacag includes these proteins:
- a CDS encoding Ufm1-conjugating enzyme 1, putative (encoded by transcript TGME49_213830); protein product: MSAHGVEEIPVCSVSAGPRSPEWKERLKEEYISLIAYISQNKRSDKEWFKIESNPEGTAWKGRCWYIHEMVKYEFQLLFDIPPTYPLTPIELRLPELDGKTSKMYRGGRICLDVHFAPLWQKNAPKYGIAHALALGLGPWLAAEVPYLVEEGTIVGV